In the Balaenoptera musculus isolate JJ_BM4_2016_0621 chromosome 2, mBalMus1.pri.v3, whole genome shotgun sequence genome, tgagtcctccaactattctttttttttcaatattgttttgtaaTTTAGTGCCTCTTGTAATTCTATACGAATTTGAGTGTCAGCTTTTCCATTCTGCAAAAAAAGCTATTAGAATTTTTACTGGATTGTGTTGGATCTGTAGATAgttttgggtagtattgtcatcaTCACAATATTAAGCCTTCCAACTCATGAACACAGcatgtctttccacttatttgtgtcttctttaatttctttcagcagtgttttgtagttttcagtgtataaataTTAAagctccttggttaaatttattcctgagtactattattattattatcatcgtcatcatcacctatttttgaagtattttattctttttgatgctattgtaaatgaaatgatatttaaaatttttctttttggattgttcattactagggtatagaaatacaactgagttttgcatgttgattttatatcctgcaactttgctgaattcacttattagttctaacaatatttttgtatgtgtatggaATATAatcattaggattttctacatataagaaaTGTTGTCtgtaaacagagataattttacttcttccttcccaatatggatgccttttatttccttttcttgcctacttgctctggctaggacttgcaGTACTCCGagagtagaagtggtgagagtatgcatccttatcttgttctgATCTGtggggaaaagctttcagttcttcaccaatgagtatgatgttagttacAGGTTTTTCTTATGTATtcacttgtgttttcttcttcattgtctaatctgctgttaatcccatcctgtgtattttttttttttaatctcagacaTTGTCATTTTCATCTCTAGATGTTTGgtatgggtttttaaaatctctctcacGTCAGCTTAACTTTCTGAACATGTGGTATACAGTTATGTGTTTTTAATATCCTTCTTTGCTAGTTTTAACATCTTTGCTAGTTCTGAGTCAGTTTCTCTTgattgcttgtttttcttttcataaggcagatgattccattgatatgttCTGGTTTCCCATTCATTGGTATTTCTTTACAGTGTAGTTGATATTATCTTTGGTAAATTTTCATGTCTCACTTATTGCTTGTTTCAAAGGCTTTATTGGTTATATTATCTAGTTTTAACTAACTTAACCTTCATAAAATAGGCGTGTGCCTATAAAAAGATTCCTGCAGAGGAACAGAATTGAATATTGTATTAAAAATGCAAGCCCAAAtgaacaactagagaaaagctgaAGTGACAGTTCTTCTGTGATTTTGTAattcataataagaaatatatgtttggttCCTAGCACTGAACTCTGAAAACCCTTGGATTTTCTTAAGTGATAAGAATCATTAAagatgtcttttgtttttcttttctttttttttttcttttttggccgcaccacgtggcttatgggatcttagttccccgaccagggactgaatgaacctgggccccggcagtgaaagcaccaagtcctaaccactggacggccagggaattcccaggatgtcttttgtattttcataacAAGCCTTTTTCagccacacctgagtttatgttaatgatgtGACTTCTAGAAAGCCCCTAAGCATagaggctggttgccaggagaaccaaccatgtattgggttggccaaaaagttcgtttaggtttttctgtaagatgctgtggaaaacccaaacaaactttttggccaacccaataattagagggttggaacttttcAGCCCTATCTTACCTCCCTCACTTCCAGGGTGccgagaggggctggaggttttGTTTAATCACCAAAGGCAAATGATGTAATCAGTCAAGCTCCATAAAAAAACCCCACGGGTTCAGAGAGCTCTgtgttggtgaacacgtggaggtaCTGGAAGGACGGCATGCTTGGAGAGGGCATGAAAACTCTGTGTcccttccccataccttgccctgtgcccagatctcttccctctggctgtTCCTGggttgtatccttttataataaaatgataatctagtaagtaagtaagtaagtaaactgtttttctgagttctttgAGCTACTATATCAAATTAATCTAATTGAGGAGGGAttatgggaacctctgatttatagccagttggtcagaagcacaggtaacaacatGGACTTGAGATTGGACTCTGAAATGGGGGTgtggcagtcttgtgggacttcGCCCTTACCCTGTGGGATCTATCTCTTAACttcaggtagatagtgtcagaactgaattgaattgtgggacacccagctggtgtccctGGAAAGTCAAAGAATTGGTAGTTGTGGGAAAAACCCTACGTATTGGGTCACAGAAGTGTTCAGTGTTGTAGAGGAGAAACACAGGAGTGTTTTTTCCTAAACATTCtgcctctattatgagctccttgtTTGTCATCCACATGAGGAGGTTGAAAAGGTAGTTTAATCAAATGTAGTGAGAAGttggcaaaataaaatttatcaaaaacattcccactgctgccaccagTAAGGCAAATTAACAGCCACTTGCAAAACAGAAGACCTAGACTTGGTGAAGAAGCAGTTTGAGCATCTAAGAGCTAAAGAGATCAATATCTGTACAAGAGATTCACCAGAGGAACCAAGGGAAGATGAATGAGAACTGAGGGTCCTGTGTCCAGAAGAGGTACCCTTTCAGGTTGCCTGTCTCTTGACTTTGATGGTAGGACTCCAGGCGCAGTGTTTCCTGAGGGTGTTATCTGTAGCTTTCAAATCCGACATGTCAGAAGAGTAACTTGGAGACAGTTATTGACATGCAAATTCTACGTATGACAGAGAAAGTCATTAGACTGCCAAGAAATATATGCAggaaattataaaagagaaagaggatattgggggagggaaggagaacacaAACATTCTGGGAACATTGGGTTTCTTTTCCTGGGTAGACTAGCTGGTAGCAGTCTGCCCTTGAGCAGGTTTGTCTTAGGTGTTTAAGAATAGAAAAGTTCTTTCTATCTTCTCTGAAGAACCTTGAGAATTTAACTGTGGAGCATGTGTGACAGGCCGTCTCTTTGTGATGTCTACCAGTGGCCTTCATTTAGTACCTCTACCAAGTCAGAAACATTTCTTCATCCACATTTTCTCAAGTTtgggtgtcttttttttaagctatatgagtaaaatgtaaataatttcatattttttataaaaatggtgtGGCAGATTTCTTTATCTAGACCTGGTGAATACAAGATTACttaatatatagaattttttgtttgttttgcctcaAAGAAACTACACTTAGGTTTTCCTTGGACTGTGCAATTGGCACTGTCCTTTAACTTGTGGTTGCCTGACATTCTAGGAATGACTTTATCAACTTCTTTATCACCTTAGCCCAAGACAccaaactgtttttttaaaatctttggcaTGCAGAAAGACCTGGTGTAATGCATGTTTTGAAACGCATTTTTATTACCTAATTTGTGTGTGTAATGGATTGTCAGAAATCAGCCAAGAATTACTAATATATTTCCATACTGGTGACAGGCGTTCTAGGAAGCATTTAGTATTTGAGCATTTATATGTATCATCTTAGTTGTGGCTGTTCTGAATTAATTGTGATAAGCTAAAATCTTTTGAAAGTTTCTTTCCAAGTGTCTTGAGTTAATATTTTCCCTCTGGCCAGTGGGATAGACTGCACATTATTTTTGATACTCTTTTAAGACATGTGGGCAGTTACTGTTCATTTAAGCCAGATGGCATGTGTCAAGTCCTTTTCCAGGGCAGGGAGAGGTTTTGGGGGCTGCTGTAGTAGAGCCCAATGTGACTTCTTACGGAACTTGTCTTCTTTTCATATAAATCAGTACATACAGATTTCACTGCTCTTCGAGCACTCCTCTTTAACTTAAGAAGATTCTTAAAGGATTGGGCATAAACGTTTTTGTGTGTAAATTCTCTTTTTGCAGTTGTGCAGTAGCAAGTGATTATTGATAAGGttatataaaatgaatactgttttttaggataaaaacaaacaaaaacaaagaattcatAAGGCAAGGAAAGAGGGGCCCTTTTATAATTTTACCAGTCTTCCAAGCTGCCCACAGCCAGAATCTGACTTAAGGTGTTGGCCGGCTGTGGACAACGCTCCTAATAATAGCTTAGGGGGCCCTGGGAAAGTGCCCCGACCCACAGTCAGCCAGAGGTCTTCTCTACATCAGCACGGTGAACTCCAGCTCTTGGCTTTTAATGTGCAGGGTCGATCACCACCTTACACCTTAAACCTTACACCttacactttcatttttttcaataaaacgTTTGTTTTTTCAAGAAGTACAGGTAGGTGAATGAATTTTACAAgcatttggttttcatttttcttgattaaATTCTAAGCTGCTAAACTTTAGTGacactttttcttttaccttcacaTCCATAACTCTAAGAATTCAGATGTGAATTTGGGCATTTAATAAAGtggcttttctgtttcttcattttcttggtaattgatttaaaatgtatgttttactggaattcttatcaaaattttcatttttccaaggTGTTGACTTTAAGGTGAAAACAATTTCAGTGGATGGAAATAAGGCTAAACTTGCAATATgggtaagaatttttaaaatgtattttctgtaaatattaaaCTTGTACTTTTTGAAGAAGCAGAAATTGATGTATGTAGTGTTGTAGAGGTGAATGAGTGATGTGTGTTTAATAACTTGGGAGATTTGATGTTGATTAAAGGATAGACATAAATAGTTATATCTTATAATTCTGTAATCAGGCAGAGACTTGTTTTACTtactcagattttttaaatatataatcccttcagaatatttgaaaacagagtattaaaaaaatcatcgTCTGCCAGAGAGAATCACTGTTATTGAATGtgtttctttaaagttttaaaaagacaacctactctGAACTAATGCTAAAGGCAGTTGTTGGGGAGAAGGGAATGAAGCAATACttagaaaaaatgatttttcatgtttgttaGTGTAAATATCTATAAAATTTGAGCTTGccaactttggatttttttttaatactgatgcCGAGTGTTTACTTACTAGCGTCTTTTCACTCGCCTGTTAACCCAGCTGTTCTGATCCGCATTCTCTGCTAACTAGACCTCTTCCTGGAAGTGCTGAATAAGGTAGCACTAGCTGCCGGAACGTCCAGCTTACTCAGCCTGTGTCTGTCTgctcctctttctccccctccttccttccttccttccttccttccttccttcctatctctgtctctccatctaaGTATGATTgcttatatattaaatatgttacatataaaatttataaaaatatactcatAATCTAATTCTCACATATGCTATAGTTAAATatctaagtatatttttatttataacatgaTAATAATATTAGAACTGGTCTGCAGTCATCAAATTGAGTCATACTTCGGTGGCTAAGTAGTAAATGCTGGCTGGGTGGGTGTCAATTACAGATTGAAACAGCAAGTGTTCATGCATTGTATGATCTCATTCATGTTAACGGCATTCTCTGAATGGCACACTATTTCTAACACACATTTTATTCCAAATGACTGTGTGTCTtatgttttttttgttaatttttttctaagatacAATGCTTTACATGATTGGTAGCCTGTTTGTCCCTTCcccaaaatatgtttaatatcAATCAGTACAGTAATGTCTGACAAGaaacaatttggaaaatgttGGACTAGAccatagtaaaatatatattgaagttTAAGAATGCTCCCTTCTTTCCGTACTGAAGTGGAGCCTgattttccatgtttttcttgtttgatttatTACCTCTTCTGCCCTTGCTCCTGCTGTGACATATACAATTTAGAATAGGATCTGAGGCTTGAAGGTTGCTGTGAGATCTTACTTTCATacaagaggttttttgtttgtttttaatttactttctaGTTCCTGCTCCATAAAAAGGTTGGCAGGTATTACTGAAGTGACATCTTTATCATaggcttataaatattttttaaataagagaggCTTCTCCTGACTGCAAGGATAATATAGTTTCATTCTAAAAAGgataatcaaaatagtatgaaaTTAATAGAGAAGAAAGTTCATCTTTAACCAATGTCTGCATGTTAGTGAACATCCTATAAAATATGTCAGACACATGCACGTTGTTACACGTGTTGTATATGCAACTTTCTGAAAGAAAGGATTAAATCTTCATCCTTTCACCTGCTTGCCACCCTCCCCCAGCACACTGTGTGCATTGTTCCGCGTCAGTAAATATAGAAGTACCTCGGTTTAAATGACCGTCTTAAGATATCTACACTGTTAATAGTTTTTCACAAAGATCAGATGTGCTGTGGTGAGCATCTGTGTGTACGTGTTCAGTTACTTCACAGTGTACGCTTAGAAGCTGAATTAGTGTCTCAGAGAATATGAAGATTTAACATTGGGGTGTAGGAAAAAGGTCTTCCGTGCTATATATTGTTAATCTTTCTCATGTTTGCCTTTCTGAGTAAtaatttttcacttatatttgcatttcttttgattagtgagattttttcttacatatttattgattatattttaatgaattttctcTTATATGCTTTGCCCTTTTTATATTAGTGTTCATCTTTTTCATGATTAAAGtccttatataataaaaatactagcTTTTTGTCATACGCCACATTTTTTCCACTCtgtcatttgtctttaaaatcttatttaggAGGAGTATACATTAATgttcttatgtgtgtgtgtgtaatactaACTCTGTCATACgctgcagatttttttcccctagtttgtCATTTACTTTCAAATCTTGTTGAGGATGAgtgttggggggggcggggagagagcaTGGTGTTGGGGAGGGGTGTTCTTGCCATACCAAGGGTTTAGTATTTACATGATTAAATCAGTTATTTTCTTCATGCATCTGGGTGTCATGTCATATTTAGGAAGGCCTTCTCACTCAGTATTAGAAATATATGAATCTACTTCATGTAAATAAAATTGGTTCCTCTCCCCCTTGGATGCTCCTTCTAGGATTATTCAAATAGAATAGTCAGGCACAGCCCTGCCTCCTGTGCCCCCGAAAGAGCTGCGCACACATCATGACCTACTTGGCACCCACCTCTGAGGTGGTGCTTCTCTACATCCTTCCCTCACTTCTCCCCACATTCTGTTATTTAGCCTTTCTAGATCCTTTCCAGCTTTGTCCGTTTCTGTCTTTAATAATCCTCTCTTCTCTCAtcagaaaataaaaccacatataATAAGCTCTGCTTCCTTTATCTTACAAAGATGTTATTACTTACTGCAAATTCCTGTTTTGAAGACAAGCAAAGATCTAACTTCTGACTATTTAAACGTATAAATTGTATAGTTATTATACATTCTGATCCATCTGAGCTTCTGCTTGCCCCATAGCTAAACTCACACTTACAACCATGGAACTGGCAGTTGTTGACGTTTGATACACgtctttgcttttcttcaggTTATTTGACATTAGCAGactgcaaactttttcttaaaagactggaaaataaatatttagttcaACCCCAAGGTGGGCCGTACAGCAGTACATAAGTGAATGGGCCTGGCTGTGTTCCAGGaaaactttatttaataaaaacatataatgAAACAGGTGGTGGGCTGAGGCAGCAGTTTACCAACTGCTGCTTTGCTTAATCTTAGGTAGACTTGAGCCACAGTCCGAGGATGGtagaaagaagacagaaggaaCCAGGCCCAGAAGAAGAGACTTGTTAGTTagtttactccttttttttttcagcaaaagttGAGCAACTATTCTATGGCAGGAATTTCTCTGGGCTCTGGGGTTAAACTGGTGACTGAGCTGATGTGGTCCCTTCCTTGTGAAATTTACATTTCCTAGCTTGTGTACATCTTATATTCATTACCCCTAATATGAGTCAGAAATGTAATAAGGAGTGGTTTGGTTTTAATGCATTTTCCTGAAAGAAGatacatagaaaacatttttaaaagtacaaccTAAAAATTGCCTACTTAAAATAAAACACCGCTGTAATTCtctttaaatcagtggttctccacCTTGATTCTACGTGAGAATCACCTGGTGGGAAGAGTATTAAAACTTCTGTCATACCCTAGTTAAGTCAGAGTCTTCATGGGTTGAAGCTAAGtgtctgtatttttcatttcctaggAAAGTTTATTTTGCCACCGGAGTTGAGAACAATGGCTTTCAATGAAATGGGTTTCATGTGTGATAAAAATCTTAAATCCAAAATGGTAGAAAACCTATACTTTGTTACATTTTTTCTAGCGATGAGGCAGTATTTGTTAGTTTCTATGTTACATTTGTcagtaaaaaaaaagtcttatttaaattttaagttttaaatgagcttgatattttaataatgctGTTCAACTTTCTGCTCTTGAATTAGTATGTTGAAggtttttatttatactttgttttgtttaataataattgaTTGTCACTTTTAGGATACTGCTGGTCAAGAAAGGTTCAGAACATTAACTCCCAGCTATTATAGAGGTGCACAGGGTGTTATATTAGGTAAGGTTGTACTTTCATATACcgtttaaaaaatagttttattactCGGGAACTTCTAGTTTTCCTTGTTTGTGAAGGTCAATacgtttttgtttcatttttctttagggCTACTTTTATGTGACTTGAAGTTATATTAACTTCATgtaatattaatgaatatttaaacttttaagattttgtttcaGCCCTTTGTctagcaattaaaaaataaagatcagaaacaTGTAGTAAGGAGTGGTTTGGATTTATGCATTTTCCTgaaagaagatacacagaaaacatttttaaaagtacaaccTAAAAATCGCTTACCTAAAATAAAACACCCCTATAATTTATCTGGTTTAAAAGCACGTGTTGCTGAGGACATAATTGAGGACCAGTCCTCCTGTCATTGGTCTGTCTTAGAGTATTACCAGAAACCAATCTTCAGTCAACAGcttacaaatatttactgccaGATTATAAAAGAAGGAGAGTGTTGGTTGCTTAGCAGAATTTGTTTTATTAGTCTTGAAAAATAGCACAAAGCACTTAGTACTATTGATTTATAATCACAGAGAACTTAAAAACCAAGTGTGGattttcaatataatttattgaaaagtGCTTGTTCTTAATATTCCTGAGAAACTGTTTAAAATGAATATTGATCAATTGTAGGGAGAAATCTCTTTTTATATCATGACTTGTGAGGCTTTGGTTTCATTTCTGTTAATTTGACAGTGACTCTCATAGTTCTGGTTCAGCATCTCCTAAGTTTAGAAAACACTTTAAATTAATAAGCTCTTTATTTAGTGTAATGCAGAGTGATGCGAGATGAAAGTGAAAACAGAGGAAGACGGTCAGGATTCCACCCACCAACTTTACATATTTGTTCAAATTTTCAAATTCTGGtccttttgagaaataaaataacaggGTCATAGATGTTgagatttatgtaaaattttttggtattttgcCACAGATTTGAATCTAAACACCTTTTGGTTTTCAGACaaactttttttattgttataaatggAGACAGCTGTTGTTTTGCTTAATTTTCAGTTATCACATAGgatataatttcatttctctcaCAACATATGTAAATAAAGTTGAAGTATGTatgtaaatgcatatttttaaaaaaaaaatacacttgttTCTTCCATCTGGATCAGTAGGCACTGATTTTTAAGCATTGAAGGCTTAAAAAACAGACTTGTCTGTATAGTAAGGTCAGTTCCTAGTACATATCAGAAATATAATGTCATTGTTTCTtacttttgatatttatttaataaaatgattctttttatttcagtttatgaTGTCACAAGAAGAGACACCTTTGTTAAACTGGATAATTGGTTAAATGAGTTGGAAACGTACTGCACGAGAAATGACATAGTAAACATGCTAGttggaaataaaattgataaggtGAGAAGTCAGACACTTGGCAGTGTGGCTCTATATTCTGGTAGCTTTTCTTAATCTTTGATTTATCTTTTAGGAAAATCGTGAAGTTGACAGAAATGAAGGCCTGAAGTTTGCACGGAAGCATTCCATGTTATTTATAGGTAGGTGTGTGAatctttatcttttcattattaATGAAGAGTTTTTAAATGGAGTTTCTGTTACATTGTTCTCTCTGTGAACCATAAAATGTGTGGCTATAGCTCATGGTCGTCTTGTGCTATAAAACTAACCAACTGGAGAGCCAGGttgcttattttcctttctgtgaaaaAGCATAGGATCGCATCATGTGAAGCCGTACAGCACACGGTCGCACCATGCCTCGCCTTCAGTAAAGCCAGGAACCCAGCCCTGCAGTCGCACCTGCTGGTTCATGTGCTGGCAGCAGTGGTAccacctgagagcttgttagaaatgcttCATTTCAGACCCCAGCCCAGTTTTtctgaattagaatctgcatttgaGAAAGACGTTCGTGTGATCTGTGTGCACGTTAATACGTGAGAAGCACGGTAGAGCAAGTGTTGGCAAATACAGCACGGGCCAGATGTGGCCCCACTGTTTGTGTGGGAACGCACCATGCCCGCTCATCTGTGATGCTGTCTATGGCTGCCTTCGTGCTTCGTGGCGGAGTTCAGTCATTACAGTGGAGGCGGTATGGcgtcaaagcctaaaatatttactctctagcCACTTACAGAAGACGTTTGTTGACCCCTTGTCTGGCATAGTGGACTGGCTCTACCAgttgggagcttttaaaaattacagctcTCTGGGCCTTACTTACCACAGGTCTGAAACAGAGCCTCGAAGGCAGTTTATAAGAAACACCCTAGTTGATTTTGATGTGAAGCCAGCTTTAGGAATTACTGTTTTAGCTATTATTCCACTGTATTAGAACCTAGTAGGAATCAGGAAATGGAAATGGGAGAACATCACATATAAAGAGAAGTGGGGTGGTATAAGTGGAAGGTATAGGGAATTTTAGAAAGGGATTGAGTAGTGTCTCTACTGCTTACTTGCTAGGTGTCTTTCATTTCTGTATGTTAgtttattcaattaatatttattgaacactgaggatacaacaatgaacaaaatggtcCAACTTCCTGTCCTCAGGGAGTTTACATTCCAGGCTGGGAAACAGACTTGTATAAGTAAGTAGTGCTATGCAGGAAATAAAACATAgtaaggggagagagaaggaccaGGGTGGGAGGTAATAAGGAAAAGTTCTTTGAGAGAGTGCCATTTGAGCAAGAATTCGTGGTATGAAGATCAAGACGGAGAGCGTCTCAGGCTGAGAGAATAACAAGTATTTCCTGAGGTAGGAACCAGCTTAGTGTGTCTGAGCAACAGGAAGAAAGCTTGTGGGCTGGAGCATAGtgtgggctggaggagagggtggTGATGATGGGACAAGAGATCTTAAAAGGTCGTGTTGGGCCTCCTAGGGTATggtaaagaaatgaattttattctaagCAAGGTGGAAAGCAAGGGAGTAGTGCTGTGATTTGATATTCTTTTAAAGAGCCTCATTTGTGTAGAAAGTGGCCCGTGAGAAGCAGAAGCAGGAGGCTGGTTGTTCTCTTACACTGGCCTAGATGAGGGACGCTGGCGGCGCTGACTGCGGTGGCAGTCGTGGGTGGTGGGGAGTTGGCAGGTCCAGGAGACGCTTTGAGGGTAGAGCTGACAGCAGATAGGTTGGGTGTGGAGGGTAAGGAAAGAGAGCAGTCAGGATAAGTTCAAGTCTCTGGCATGAGCAGGTAGGTGAATGGTGGTGCCATAACTGAGATGTGGAAGTCTGAGATAAGAACAGGTTTAGGCAGAGGAATAGGGAATCAAGATTTCTGCTTAGACATAAGACCTGTCTTTCAGACAACCAGTGGACATCGTGGTCATTGGCACTTAGGTGGCATTTAAAGTCATGGGAGTGGAGCAATCACTACAGGAAAAACTGGATGGAAAA is a window encoding:
- the RAB18 gene encoding ras-related protein Rab-18; amino-acid sequence: MDEDVLTTLKILIIGESGVGKSSLLLRFTDDTFDPELAATIGVDFKVKTISVDGNKAKLAIWDTAGQERFRTLTPSYYRGAQGVILVYDVTRRDTFVKLDNWLNELETYCTRNDIVNMLVGNKIDKENREVDRNEGLKFARKHSMLFIEASAKTCDGVQCAFEELVEKIIQTPGLWESENQNKGVKLTHREEGQGGGACGGYCSVL